A window of Streptomyces sp. DG1A-41 contains these coding sequences:
- a CDS encoding VOC family protein has protein sequence MVSRLNPYLTFNGDARQAMEFYQEVFGGTLTLNTYGDFGQAEAPNADKIMHGMLETPSGFTLMGADNPPGMESAPGQPFSVSLSGDDAELSGYWERLSEGGSVSVPLEKQMWGDVFGMCTDRFGVPWMVNISASES, from the coding sequence ATGGTCTCGCGTCTCAACCCGTACCTGACCTTCAACGGCGACGCCCGGCAGGCGATGGAGTTCTACCAGGAGGTCTTCGGCGGCACCCTGACCCTCAACACCTACGGCGACTTCGGCCAGGCGGAGGCCCCGAACGCCGACAAGATCATGCACGGGATGCTGGAGACCCCCAGCGGCTTCACCCTGATGGGCGCCGACAACCCGCCGGGCATGGAGTCCGCGCCGGGCCAGCCCTTCTCGGTGAGCCTGAGCGGCGACGACGCCGAGCTGAGCGGCTACTGGGAGAGGCTGTCCGAGGGCGGCTCGGTGTCGGTACCGCTGGAGAAGCAGATGTGGGGCGACGTGTTCGGCATGTGCACGGACCGCTTCGGCGTCCCGTGGATGGTCAACATCAGCGCATCGGAGAGCTGA
- a CDS encoding substrate-binding domain-containing protein yields the protein MRRHHRSAALTTAVLVGALLAAGCSSGSGGKRSETGGTDAAGKATTPRMTVAMVTHAAPGDTFWDLIRKGAQAAAAKDNIKLVYSSDPVAGNQANLVQNAIDQKVDGIALTAAKPDAMKAVVAKAKAAGIPVVGFNSGLDNWKELGMLEYFGQDENIAGQAFGERLNQQGAKHAVCVIQEQGQVALEARCAGLKKGFKGTTENVYVNGTDMPSVKSTLTAKLQKDSSIDQVVTLGAPIALTAVQSVKDAGSKAKVATFDLNKDLVGAIQGGDIQFAVDQQPYLQGYLAVDALWLYKTNGNVSGGGTAPVLTGPAFVTKDNVDSVAEFAKKGTR from the coding sequence ATGCGCAGACACCACAGATCCGCCGCCCTGACCACCGCCGTCCTCGTGGGCGCGCTGCTCGCCGCCGGCTGCTCCAGCGGCTCCGGCGGGAAGCGGTCCGAGACCGGCGGCACCGACGCCGCGGGCAAGGCCACCACCCCGAGGATGACCGTCGCCATGGTCACCCACGCGGCACCCGGCGACACCTTCTGGGACCTGATCCGCAAGGGCGCCCAGGCCGCTGCCGCGAAGGACAACATCAAGCTCGTCTACTCCAGCGACCCCGTCGCCGGAAACCAGGCCAACCTGGTGCAGAACGCCATCGACCAGAAGGTCGACGGCATCGCGCTCACCGCCGCCAAGCCCGACGCCATGAAGGCGGTCGTGGCCAAGGCCAAGGCGGCCGGCATCCCCGTCGTCGGCTTCAACTCCGGCCTGGACAACTGGAAGGAACTCGGCATGCTCGAGTACTTCGGCCAGGACGAGAACATCGCCGGCCAGGCATTCGGTGAGCGCCTCAACCAGCAGGGCGCCAAGCACGCCGTCTGTGTGATCCAGGAGCAGGGCCAGGTCGCGCTGGAAGCGCGCTGCGCCGGCCTGAAGAAGGGCTTCAAGGGCACGACGGAGAACGTCTACGTCAACGGCACCGACATGCCGTCCGTGAAGTCGACGCTGACCGCCAAGCTGCAGAAGGACTCCAGCATCGACCAGGTGGTCACCCTGGGCGCCCCGATCGCCCTGACGGCCGTGCAGTCGGTCAAGGACGCGGGGAGCAAGGCCAAGGTCGCCACCTTCGACCTCAACAAGGACCTCGTCGGCGCCATCCAGGGCGGCGACATCCAGTTCGCCGTCGACCAGCAGCCCTACCTCCAGGGCTACCTGGCCGTCGACGCGCTGTGGCTCTACAAGACGAACGGCAACGTCAGCGGCGGCGGCACCGCTCCCGTGCTCACCGGGCCGGCCTTCGTCACGAAGGACAACGTCGACAGTGTCGCCGAGTTCGCGAAGAAGGGAACGCGCTAG
- a CDS encoding LacI family DNA-binding transcriptional regulator codes for MADVAEQAGVSRALVSIIFRNQAGASRETRERVLRVADEIGYRPDSAARLLARGRSRTLGVMFTVHQTFHTDLITGIYPEAERLGYDVLLSGATHGRSEAKAVEALLSHRCEAVILLGPDAEPAYLAELGERTVTVSISRRVPQAHVDFVHSAEGKGVRQAMDHLVELGHRRIVHIDGGRGPGSAERRRAYRAAMRRHGLQAQARVLPGEHTEESGIETGRLLLAERDSGQPLPTAVLAGNDRCAMGLLMTLTRAGVEVPRDLSVVGYDDSHLSHLMPIGLTTVRQDASLMAEHAVRFAVERLENGELPPREAVLDPRLVVRGTSGPAPA; via the coding sequence ATGGCGGACGTCGCCGAGCAGGCGGGCGTGTCCCGCGCGCTCGTCTCGATCATCTTCCGCAATCAGGCGGGGGCCAGCCGGGAGACGCGGGAGCGGGTCCTGCGCGTGGCCGACGAGATCGGTTACCGGCCCGACAGCGCGGCCCGGCTGCTGGCCCGTGGCCGCAGCCGCACGCTCGGCGTGATGTTCACCGTGCACCAGACCTTCCACACGGACCTCATCACGGGCATCTACCCCGAGGCCGAGCGGCTCGGCTACGACGTCCTGCTCTCCGGGGCCACCCACGGCCGCAGCGAGGCCAAGGCGGTCGAGGCGCTGCTCAGCCACCGCTGCGAGGCGGTGATCCTGCTCGGCCCGGACGCCGAACCCGCCTACCTCGCCGAGCTCGGGGAGCGCACGGTCACCGTCTCGATCAGCCGCCGCGTGCCCCAGGCCCATGTCGACTTCGTGCACTCCGCCGAGGGCAAGGGCGTCCGGCAGGCCATGGACCACCTGGTGGAGCTGGGGCACCGCCGGATCGTGCACATCGACGGCGGACGCGGTCCCGGTTCGGCGGAGCGACGGCGTGCCTACCGTGCCGCGATGCGCCGCCACGGGCTTCAGGCGCAGGCACGGGTGCTTCCCGGTGAGCACACCGAGGAGTCCGGTATCGAGACCGGTCGGCTGCTGCTGGCCGAACGCGACAGCGGACAGCCGCTGCCGACGGCGGTCCTCGCCGGCAACGACCGCTGCGCGATGGGGCTGCTGATGACCCTGACCCGGGCGGGCGTCGAGGTCCCGCGCGACCTGTCCGTCGTCGGCTACGACGACAGCCACCTTTCCCACCTGATGCCGATCGGCCTGACCACCGTCCGCCAGGACGCGTCCCTCATGGCCGAGCACGCGGTCCGCTTCGCCGTCGAACGGCTGGAGAACGGGGAACTGCCGCCGAGGGAGGCGGTGCTGGACCCCAGACTGGTGGTGCGGGGGACCAGCGGGCCCGCCCCGGCGTAG
- a CDS encoding helix-turn-helix domain-containing protein: protein MAVPTPHGLPNRPDTPPVPPDLAQLLRAQLAAVADQVEEEVRREVPEYARPADGAYGRNLRAGVVQALTLFVDHIADPKDDGGAIATTYYELGRGEALEGRSLDALQSALRVGGLHAWRLMGRTAEELGLDSTVVAALGELAFRTVHEVAQAAAAGYAEAQLRSSDELERRRKRLLDLLLEDGPVALEAVQDLAHSARWAVPRTVAVVALAAAPDRQEEDRPLAAAGALVDMESRPPRMLVPDPDGSGRFGRAFTLALRGRPAAVGPTVAVTDAAQSLRLATRALGLMGRGILPRQGVVRCADHLSTLLLYGDEPLLERLRERVLAPLDTVSAGQRDRLAETLLAWLLSGSNVPDVAVRLHIHPQTVRYRLRQLEKLFGDALHDPETRLDLILALRAESLRTPQN from the coding sequence ATGGCTGTGCCCACCCCGCACGGCTTGCCGAACCGCCCTGATACGCCACCGGTGCCGCCCGATCTGGCGCAGCTGCTGCGCGCCCAGCTCGCGGCTGTCGCCGACCAGGTGGAGGAGGAGGTCCGCCGTGAGGTTCCCGAGTACGCGCGGCCCGCCGACGGGGCGTACGGCAGGAACCTGCGGGCCGGGGTGGTGCAGGCGCTGACCCTGTTCGTCGACCACATCGCCGACCCCAAGGACGACGGGGGCGCGATCGCGACGACGTACTACGAACTCGGGCGCGGTGAGGCCCTGGAGGGCCGCAGCCTGGACGCGTTGCAGTCCGCTCTGCGGGTCGGGGGGCTGCACGCCTGGCGGCTGATGGGTCGTACGGCGGAGGAACTCGGCCTGGACTCCACGGTCGTCGCGGCGCTCGGCGAGCTGGCGTTCCGGACCGTGCACGAGGTCGCCCAGGCGGCCGCGGCCGGCTATGCGGAGGCCCAGCTGCGCAGTTCGGACGAGCTGGAGCGGCGCCGCAAGCGGCTGCTCGACCTGCTGCTGGAGGACGGGCCGGTGGCGCTGGAGGCCGTGCAGGATCTGGCGCACAGCGCGCGCTGGGCGGTGCCCAGGACGGTCGCCGTGGTGGCGCTCGCGGCGGCGCCGGACCGGCAGGAGGAGGACCGGCCGCTGGCCGCGGCGGGCGCGCTGGTGGACATGGAGTCCCGGCCGCCGCGCATGCTGGTGCCCGACCCGGACGGCTCCGGCCGCTTCGGCCGGGCGTTCACACTCGCGCTGCGCGGCCGGCCCGCCGCGGTCGGCCCGACGGTCGCGGTCACCGACGCCGCGCAGTCTCTGCGCCTCGCCACTCGGGCGCTCGGGCTGATGGGACGCGGGATCCTCCCCCGCCAGGGCGTGGTGCGGTGCGCCGACCATCTGTCGACCCTGCTGCTGTACGGCGACGAGCCGCTGCTCGAACGGCTCCGGGAGCGGGTCCTCGCGCCGCTCGACACGGTCTCGGCCGGGCAGCGTGACCGGCTCGCCGAGACGCTGCTGGCGTGGCTGCTCAGCGGCAGCAACGTGCCCGACGTCGCCGTACGGCTGCACATCCACCCGCAGACGGTCCGCTACCGCCTGCGCCAGCTGGAGAAGCTGTTCGGTGATGCCCTGCACGATCCGGAAACCCGCCTCGACCTGATTCTCGCGCTGCGCGCGGAGTCACTGCGCACACCACAGAACTGA
- a CDS encoding TIM barrel protein: protein MATAPAPLRTTVGNLCLGSAPDSWGVWFPEDEHQVSYTRFLDELVQAGYEWLELGPYGYLPTDPRRLKAELDARGLKVSGGTAFGALHRPEAWDEMLAHVRQVAALTAAAGAHHLVFIPPMYRDEKTGAFTESPELTAEQWAGFGRAADRLGKLLLEEYDVRLVVHPHADSHIQTQAEIERLLNESDSRYTNLCLDTGHVAYGGGDNLDVIRRFGERVGYVHIKQMDPEILAQAAAEDLSFGEAVKRGVCVSPPAGVPNPADVVAELAKLDAELFVIVEQDLYPCAPEVPLPIAVSTREHLAGCGLSGTRRPNIDR, encoded by the coding sequence ATGGCAACGGCGCCAGCCCCGCTGCGTACGACCGTCGGCAACCTGTGCCTCGGCTCCGCCCCCGACTCCTGGGGCGTCTGGTTCCCCGAGGACGAGCACCAGGTGTCGTACACCCGTTTCCTCGACGAGCTGGTCCAGGCCGGGTACGAGTGGCTGGAGCTCGGCCCGTACGGCTACCTCCCCACCGACCCGCGGCGGCTGAAGGCCGAACTGGACGCCCGGGGGCTGAAGGTCTCCGGCGGTACCGCGTTCGGCGCGCTGCACCGGCCCGAGGCGTGGGACGAGATGCTCGCCCATGTCCGGCAGGTCGCCGCGCTGACCGCCGCCGCGGGGGCGCACCATCTCGTTTTCATCCCGCCGATGTACCGGGACGAGAAGACGGGCGCATTCACCGAGTCGCCCGAGCTGACCGCCGAGCAGTGGGCCGGGTTCGGCCGGGCCGCCGACCGGCTGGGCAAGCTGCTGCTGGAGGAGTACGACGTACGCCTGGTCGTCCATCCGCACGCCGACAGCCACATCCAGACGCAAGCGGAGATCGAGCGGCTGCTGAACGAATCCGACAGCCGGTACACGAACCTCTGCCTGGACACCGGGCATGTCGCGTACGGCGGTGGGGACAACCTCGATGTGATCCGCCGCTTCGGTGAGCGGGTCGGCTACGTGCACATCAAGCAGATGGACCCGGAGATCCTGGCGCAGGCCGCGGCCGAGGACCTGTCCTTCGGTGAGGCCGTGAAGCGCGGGGTGTGCGTGTCGCCGCCCGCCGGGGTGCCGAACCCGGCCGATGTGGTGGCCGAACTCGCCAAGCTCGACGCCGAGTTGTTCGTGATCGTCGAGCAGGACCTGTACCCGTGCGCTCCCGAGGTGCCGCTGCCGATCGCGGTCAGCACCCGTGAACACCTGGCCGGCTGCGGCCTGTCGGGTACCCGGCGCCCGAACATCGACAGGTAA
- a CDS encoding sugar phosphate isomerase/epimerase, translating into MKIALDPYMFRALPLDEMVRTVAELGYEYIELSPRADFMPFFLHPRADDARVAELKQSLRRHGVRLSSVLPLYKWSSPDETERQAAVRYWKRMIEITVELECPLMNSEFNGRPERAAESEAAFWRSLEELLPVFEREGIALNLEAHPDDFCEENTPAVDLVRAINKPWVNYLYCAPHSFHLSGASKVGADIAAMMRYAGDKLQHVHIADSFNHKGSSGLRYILNPPGTPARIHQHLDIGQGEVDWDAFFGTLRELGFDGVATSCVFAWEERARESSAFMLDRIRKELPA; encoded by the coding sequence GTGAAGATCGCCCTCGACCCCTACATGTTCCGTGCCCTGCCGCTCGACGAGATGGTGCGCACGGTCGCCGAACTCGGCTACGAGTACATCGAGTTGTCGCCGCGCGCGGACTTCATGCCGTTCTTCCTGCACCCGCGTGCGGACGACGCGCGGGTGGCGGAGCTGAAGCAGTCACTGCGCCGGCACGGTGTGCGGCTGTCCTCGGTGCTGCCGCTGTACAAGTGGTCCTCGCCGGACGAGACCGAGCGGCAGGCCGCCGTCCGCTACTGGAAGCGGATGATCGAGATCACCGTCGAGCTCGAATGCCCGCTGATGAACTCGGAGTTCAACGGCCGACCCGAGCGCGCCGCCGAGAGCGAGGCCGCCTTCTGGCGCTCGCTGGAGGAACTGCTGCCGGTGTTCGAGCGCGAAGGCATCGCTCTGAACCTGGAGGCGCACCCGGACGACTTCTGCGAGGAGAACACTCCCGCCGTCGATCTCGTCCGCGCGATCAACAAGCCGTGGGTGAACTACCTGTACTGTGCCCCGCACTCGTTCCACCTCTCCGGGGCCTCAAAGGTCGGCGCCGACATCGCGGCGATGATGCGCTACGCCGGCGACAAGCTCCAGCACGTGCACATCGCGGATTCCTTCAACCACAAGGGCTCGTCCGGCCTGCGCTACATCCTCAACCCGCCGGGCACGCCGGCCCGTATCCACCAGCACCTCGACATCGGCCAGGGCGAGGTCGACTGGGACGCCTTCTTCGGCACGCTGCGCGAGCTGGGTTTCGACGGTGTCGCCACGTCCTGTGTCTTCGCCTGGGAGGAGCGGGCCCGGGAGTCGTCTGCGTTCATGCTGGACCGCATCCGCAAGGAGCTCCCCGCGTAA
- a CDS encoding Gfo/Idh/MocA family oxidoreductase, whose product MTVRVGVIGAGMIGQDHIRRLTEVVTGASVTAVTDLDAGRAAEVAARAGAAALPTGADLIASLDVDAVLVTSWGPTHAEHVLGAIAAGKPVFCEKPLATTAEDCLRIVEAERAHGRRLVQVGFMRRFDPGYRQMKEVLSSGSLGAPLIVHCAHRNPTVPESYHSAMAAQDTAVHEIDVLRWLLDDEIVSAQVVTPRATSKRFAHLKDPQIMVFETSEGVRIDLEVFVNCQYGYDIQCEVVGEDGLVRLPDPAAVGIRTAARHGTGVLQDWKDRFAEAFDTEFREWVTAVAAGTEPTGPSAWDGYAATVITDAAVRSLETGGERVSVDMKPRPAFYGGIA is encoded by the coding sequence ATGACCGTACGTGTAGGCGTCATCGGCGCCGGAATGATCGGCCAGGACCACATCCGACGGCTCACCGAGGTCGTCACCGGGGCATCCGTCACGGCCGTGACCGACCTCGACGCCGGCCGCGCCGCCGAGGTGGCGGCCCGGGCCGGTGCCGCCGCGCTGCCCACCGGCGCGGATCTGATCGCCTCCCTGGACGTGGACGCCGTCCTCGTCACCTCCTGGGGTCCGACCCACGCCGAGCACGTCCTGGGCGCGATCGCGGCCGGCAAGCCGGTGTTCTGCGAGAAACCCCTGGCCACGACCGCCGAGGACTGTCTGCGGATCGTCGAGGCCGAGCGGGCGCACGGCCGCCGCCTGGTCCAGGTCGGCTTCATGCGCCGCTTCGACCCCGGCTACCGCCAGATGAAGGAGGTCCTGTCGTCCGGCTCGCTCGGGGCCCCGCTCATCGTGCACTGCGCCCACCGCAACCCGACCGTGCCGGAGTCGTACCACTCCGCCATGGCCGCCCAGGACACGGCCGTGCACGAGATCGACGTGCTGCGCTGGCTCCTCGACGACGAGATCGTCTCCGCGCAGGTGGTCACCCCCCGCGCCACGAGCAAGCGGTTCGCGCATCTGAAGGACCCGCAGATCATGGTCTTCGAGACGTCCGAGGGCGTCCGGATCGACCTGGAGGTCTTCGTCAACTGCCAGTACGGCTACGACATCCAGTGCGAGGTCGTCGGCGAGGACGGCCTGGTCCGCCTGCCCGACCCGGCGGCCGTCGGGATCCGCACCGCCGCCCGGCACGGCACGGGTGTGCTCCAGGACTGGAAGGACCGGTTCGCGGAGGCCTTCGACACCGAGTTCCGCGAGTGGGTCACCGCCGTGGCCGCCGGCACCGAGCCCACCGGCCCGTCCGCCTGGGACGGTTACGCCGCCACCGTCATCACCGACGCCGCCGTCCGGTCCCTGGAGACCGGCGGCGAAAGAGTCAGCGTCGACATGAAGCCCCGCCCCGCGTTCTACGGAGGCATCGCGTGA
- a CDS encoding alpha/beta hydrolase family protein, producing the protein MSDLPPKPAAGVSRRTVARATAAAGLAVLFGAASGTARAGAATRLGPRTLDVSLPSAALGRSAPVRLILPSDFEARPERTYPVLYLLHGAHDDYTSWTREADIEAFTEGRDLIVAMPDAGPTGIPSVWRDGPDYETFQVKEVPALLARDYRASGVRAVAGVSTGGYGAMAHAARHPGAFKAAASYSGVLDTTAPGVPAIMDAIVARENLPAASLWGHPLLNLLTWRDFNPRARATGLRGTALYVSQGSGVGGGSGDPLPGVLESALWPSAQGFARTLSLLGIPATTHLYSGGGHDWPYWKREFTASWPMLAQALGVPE; encoded by the coding sequence ATGTCCGACCTGCCGCCGAAGCCCGCTGCCGGAGTGTCCCGGCGCACTGTCGCCAGAGCGACGGCCGCCGCCGGTCTCGCCGTCCTGTTCGGGGCCGCGAGCGGTACGGCCCGTGCCGGGGCCGCCACCCGGCTCGGGCCGCGCACGCTGGACGTGTCCTTGCCCTCCGCCGCGCTCGGCCGCAGCGCGCCGGTCCGGCTGATCCTGCCGTCGGACTTCGAGGCGCGGCCGGAGCGGACGTACCCCGTGCTGTATCTGCTGCACGGCGCCCACGACGACTACACGTCCTGGACCCGGGAGGCCGACATCGAGGCCTTCACCGAGGGCCGCGACCTGATCGTCGCGATGCCGGACGCGGGCCCCACCGGCATACCCAGCGTCTGGCGCGATGGCCCCGACTACGAGACGTTCCAGGTGAAGGAGGTGCCGGCGCTGCTCGCCCGGGACTACCGGGCCTCCGGCGTACGCGCGGTCGCCGGGGTCTCCACCGGCGGCTACGGCGCGATGGCCCACGCGGCCCGCCACCCCGGGGCGTTCAAGGCCGCGGCCTCCTACAGCGGTGTCCTCGACACCACCGCGCCCGGCGTTCCCGCCATCATGGACGCCATCGTGGCCCGCGAGAACCTGCCGGCCGCGTCCCTGTGGGGGCACCCGCTGCTGAACCTGCTGACCTGGCGGGACTTCAATCCGCGGGCCCGCGCCACGGGACTGCGCGGCACCGCCCTGTACGTCTCGCAGGGCAGCGGAGTGGGCGGCGGCAGCGGCGATCCGCTGCCCGGCGTGCTGGAGAGCGCCCTGTGGCCCTCGGCCCAGGGCTTCGCGCGCACGCTGTCCCTCCTGGGTATCCCGGCGACCACGCACCTCTACTCGGGAGGAGGACACGACTGGCCTTACTGGAAGCGGGAGTTCACCGCTTCGTGGCCGATGCTCGCCCAGGCCCTGGGCGTGCCGGAGTGA
- a CDS encoding cutinase family protein, translating into MRIRLCLAALSLAGGAGLATLSAPPAAAAACSDVEVVAARGTFEPGTLGFIVGDPVYSALKKKVTGKSLSSYAVDYPANLSLTSAAQGNRDLVNHVQSQAAACPNQRFVLVGYSQGANVVDNSIGISSAGAVVGSPIVATLPASVEPKVAAVLLFGNPIRAIGKSVTGTYQSRTLDICAKGDPVCESGGGDTGAHLSYRDNADEAATFAAGRL; encoded by the coding sequence ATGCGTATCCGTTTATGTCTCGCCGCGCTCTCGCTGGCCGGCGGGGCCGGACTTGCCACCCTCTCGGCTCCCCCGGCTGCGGCCGCGGCCTGCTCGGACGTCGAAGTCGTCGCGGCGCGCGGCACCTTCGAGCCGGGCACGCTCGGTTTCATCGTCGGTGACCCCGTGTATTCCGCACTGAAGAAGAAGGTGACGGGCAAAAGCCTGTCCAGCTACGCCGTGGACTACCCCGCCAACCTTTCCCTGACGTCTGCAGCGCAGGGCAACAGGGACCTGGTGAACCACGTGCAGAGCCAGGCCGCCGCCTGCCCGAATCAGCGGTTCGTTCTCGTCGGCTATTCGCAGGGCGCGAACGTCGTCGACAACTCGATCGGCATCAGCAGCGCGGGCGCGGTGGTCGGCAGCCCCATCGTGGCCACCCTGCCCGCGTCGGTCGAGCCTAAGGTCGCCGCGGTACTGCTGTTCGGCAACCCGATCCGGGCCATCGGCAAGAGCGTCACCGGCACGTACCAGAGCCGCACCCTGGACATCTGCGCCAAGGGTGACCCCGTCTGCGAGAGCGGCGGCGGCGACACCGGGGCACACCTGAGCTACCGCGACAACGCGGACGAAGCGGCGACGTTCGCCGCGGGCAGGCTCTGA
- a CDS encoding sugar porter family MFS transporter: protein MAVRDDTTPAPIPSPATAVADNAPPAVRRRLRMITIIATFGGLLFGYDTGVINGALPYMTDDLGLTPVTEGMVTSSLLLGAALGAVTGGRLSDARGRRRNILLLAVLFFVGALGCTLAPTTEVMIVARFVLGLAVGGASVTVPVYLAEVSPAERRGALVTRNELMIVSGQLLAFTSNAIIAQVGGESGGVWRWMLVIATLPAVVLWFGMLVMPESPRWLASRSRFGEALEVLRQVRSQARAEAELKEVSALAVKDEQAKLGGWQDMKGTPWVRKLMLVGFGIAIVQQITGVNTIMYYGTQILTDAGFAADSALTANIANGVISVLATFVGIWLLGRVPRRPMLMTGQAGTTVALLLIGVLSLVLPSGDARAFAVLAMTVTFLAFQQGAISPVTWLMLSEIFPMRMRGFGMGIAAVVLWLTNFVIGLIFPSLVSGIGISNTFFLFVGAGVLSLTFVKLYVPETKGRTLETLEAELRTRFS, encoded by the coding sequence ATGGCCGTCAGGGACGACACGACACCTGCCCCCATCCCCTCCCCCGCCACCGCCGTCGCGGACAACGCCCCTCCGGCGGTCAGGCGGCGGCTGAGGATGATCACCATCATCGCCACGTTCGGTGGTCTGCTCTTCGGCTACGACACCGGCGTCATCAACGGCGCTCTGCCCTACATGACCGACGACCTCGGCCTGACCCCGGTCACCGAGGGCATGGTCACCAGCTCGCTGCTGCTGGGTGCCGCGCTGGGCGCGGTGACCGGCGGCCGGTTGTCCGACGCGCGCGGCAGGCGGCGCAACATCCTGCTGCTGGCCGTGCTGTTCTTCGTCGGCGCGCTCGGCTGCACGCTCGCCCCCACGACCGAGGTGATGATCGTGGCGCGGTTCGTGCTCGGTCTCGCGGTCGGCGGCGCGTCGGTGACCGTGCCGGTGTATCTCGCGGAGGTGTCACCCGCCGAGCGACGGGGTGCTCTCGTCACCCGCAACGAGCTGATGATCGTCAGCGGTCAGCTGCTGGCCTTCACGTCCAACGCGATCATCGCCCAGGTCGGCGGCGAGTCCGGTGGCGTGTGGCGCTGGATGCTGGTCATCGCCACGCTGCCGGCCGTGGTGCTCTGGTTCGGCATGCTGGTGATGCCGGAGAGCCCGCGTTGGCTGGCCTCCCGGAGCCGCTTCGGGGAGGCCCTCGAAGTCCTCAGGCAGGTGCGGTCGCAGGCCCGGGCCGAGGCCGAGCTGAAGGAGGTGTCCGCGCTCGCCGTCAAGGACGAGCAGGCGAAGCTCGGCGGCTGGCAGGACATGAAGGGCACGCCGTGGGTGCGGAAACTGATGTTGGTCGGGTTCGGCATCGCGATCGTGCAGCAGATCACCGGCGTCAACACGATCATGTACTACGGCACGCAGATCCTCACCGACGCCGGTTTCGCCGCCGACAGCGCGCTGACGGCGAACATCGCCAACGGCGTGATCTCGGTGCTGGCCACCTTCGTCGGCATCTGGCTGCTGGGCCGGGTACCGCGCCGCCCGATGCTGATGACCGGTCAGGCCGGTACGACCGTCGCCCTGTTGCTGATCGGTGTCCTCTCCCTGGTGCTGCCCTCGGGTGACGCACGGGCGTTCGCGGTGCTCGCCATGACGGTCACGTTCCTCGCCTTCCAGCAAGGCGCGATCTCCCCGGTGACCTGGCTGATGCTGTCGGAGATCTTCCCGATGCGGATGCGCGGCTTCGGCATGGGGATCGCGGCCGTGGTGCTGTGGCTGACCAACTTCGTGATCGGACTAATCTTCCCGTCCCTGGTCTCCGGGATCGGGATCTCCAACACCTTCTTCCTGTTCGTGGGGGCGGGCGTGCTGTCCCTCACCTTCGTCAAGCTCTACGTCCCCGAGACCAAGGGCCGCACCCTCGAGACCCTCGAGGCCGAGCTCCGGACCCGCTTCTCCTGA